The window TAATAGCATTGTAAAGATATATTATGTTTATGATATATGAAATACGTAGTTCTACGTATTTTTTATCAAATAATAGGATGTAAAATAAAAAAGGCTCTGGTTTAAATTAAACTAGAGCCTTTTACAATTCTCCCTATAAGAACCGATTAATAGCATTGTAAAGATATATTATGTTTATGACATATGAAATACGTAGTTCTACGTATTTTTTAAGAAACAAAACATTATAAAAAAATAAAAGGCTCTAGCTTATATAAAACTAGAGCCTTTAACAATTCTCCCTAAGAACTGATTAATAGCATTGTAAAGATATATTATGTTTATGACATATGAAATACGTAGTTCTACGTATTTTTTAAGAAACAAAATATTGTGAAAAAATAAAAGGCTCTAGTTTATATAAAACTAGAGCCTTTAACAATTCTCCCTAAGAACTGAATTAATAGCTCTGTAAAGATATGTTATGTTTAGGATATAAAAAATACGTAGTTCTACGTATTTTTTAAAAGTTGTCTTTATTTAGGTTTGCCCAAATAGATAGCGCTGTTGGTTTATTATCAAGGTTTAACTTCGCTACTATATTAGAGCGATGTTTCTCAATAGTTCTAACCGAAATAAAAAGTTTATCTGCTATTTGCTGGCTAGTCATGTTTTCTGCTATAAATAGCACAACTCTTCTTTCCGATTTAGTAAGTTTTTCAAGTGCAGTTGTGTCTATAGTAGATTCCGATTTGTTAAGGTAGTCTGCAATCTCTTCGCTAAAGTAAGGCTCGTCCATTTCTACATGTGCTATACATGTTTCAATTTCTTCAATAGCGAACTCTTTTAATATATAACCATAAATACCAAGTGATTTGGCTTTATCAAAAATCTCCTCTTCTTTATCAAAAGTGATTAAGATTATTTTGGTTTCAATATTGTTTTTTTTGCATTTTTCAGCTACTTCTAAACCTGTCATGTAAGGCATTCGAATGTCTAAAAGAGCAATGTCTGGTTTTTCTTTGACAATAAGATTGTAGGCTGCCTGTCCATCTGGAGCACTTCCTAAGATATTAAAACCCTTAGAGGTTAAAAAATCTTGAATGCCACGAAGCATTAAAGGATGATCGTCTGCTATTATTATAGAAGTGTTCATTAATTCAATAGGGAGTAATAGTTGCTATTACACGTAAATGTAAGAAAATTGTTTTGTTATTTAAGGTTTTTTCAAGTACAAATATTTCTTTTCGTAATCTATTATCGCTTTTCCCTTTTTTAATATATCTGCACCAATAATACCATCTACTGGTTTTGCATTATGATTAGTAAGCGCAGTATTAACATGTGTAAGGTTAAATAGTATAAGTGCTGTTTTTTCGTTTTTCCAACGACCTATTTTTAATTTGTTTTTTTTAGAAATTTGCGTTAACATATTTGTAGCACCAGCACCAGCAGCTTTAATTTTAGAATCTTTCACCTTAAGGCCAAAAGTTTCTATAGCTTCAAAACCAACACAGGAGCTAGACGCACCAGTGTCTAAAATAAAAAGCCCTTTTATTCCATTTATGGAGGCTTTTATTTCAAAATGATTTGTTTTAGTAAGCTTGAGCTTTATTTTTAAATACTCTTGTTTCCCTAAAAACTCTTGTAAAGTTTTCATTAATTTTTCTTTTACACAAAGATAATTTAAATGGCAAGTGGTATAAATATAAAAACAATTATTTTTGCAAAATGATAATTACAGATACACATACACATTTATATAGTGAAGCCTTTGATGAAGATAGACACGAAACAATAGAACGTGCTATAGCAGCTAATGTTACTCGTTTTTTTATTCCAGCAATAGATTCTACATATACGGAGTCTATGTTGCAACTAGAGGAAGATTTCCCAGAAAATGTACATTTAATGATGGGGTTGCATCCAACACACGTAAAAGAAAACTATAAAGAAGAACTTGCACATGTAGAAGAAATGCTAGCCAAAAGAAAATTTGTAGCTATTGGAGAAATCGGTATAGATTTGTATTGGGACAAAACTACTTTAGGTATTCAACAAGACGCTTTTAGACATCAAATTAAATTGGCTAAAAAGTATAAGCTTCCTATAGTTATTCATTGTAGAGATGCCTTTAATGAAATTTTTGAAATTTTAGAAGAGGAAAAGGACGATACCCTTTTCGGAATTTTTCATTGCTTCACAGGAACTTTAGAGCAAGCGCATCAAGCAATTTCCTATAATATGAAACTTGGTATTGGAGGTGTAGTTACTTTTAAAAACGGAAAAATAGATCAGTTCCTCAATCAAATAGATTTAAAACATATTGTTTTAGAAACCGATTCGCCATATTTAGCACCAAAACCATATCGAGGAAAACGTAACGAAAGTAGTTATATAGTAAAGGTGTTAGAAAAAATTGCCGCCATCTACGAGGTTACTGAAGAAGAAGTTGCAGCTATTACCACAGAAAATTCAAAAGAAATATTTAGTCTATAAAAATATGTCTAATAATCAGCCAAACATACTGTTAGTGTATACAGGAGGAACTATAGGAATGATTAAAGATTCTAAAACAGGAGCTTTAAGGGCTTTTGATTTTAAAAATCTATCCGATAAAATTCCAGAACTTAATTTATTAGATTGTACTATTGAAGCTATTTCCTTTAGCGAACCCATAGATTCTAGTAATATGAATCCGAAATATTGGTCGCAAATCGCTACAATTATTGAAGATAACTATAATCAGTTTGATGGATTTGTAGTTTTACATGGTAGTGACACGATGAGTTATACCGCATCTGCTTTAAGTTTTATGTTAGAAAATTTAAGCAAACCAGTAATATTTACCGGGTCGCAATTACCAATAGGGGATTTACGTACAGATGCAAAAGAAAATTTAATAACCTCTATACAAATAGCATCTTTGCAAAAAAACAAGAAACCCGTTATTCAAGAAGTCGGTTTATATTTTGAATACAAATTATATAGAGCCAATAGAACCACTAAAATAAATGCAGAACATTTTGAAGCTTTTGCATCCTTAAATTATCCAGATTTAGTAGAATCTGGAGTACATTTAAAAGTATATCAGGAGTATTTATTAAAACCTAAAAAAGCGAGTAAGCTAAAAGTTTTTAAAAATTTTAATGAAAATATTGCGTTGGTAAAACTGTTTCCAGGAATCTCAAAAGCACTTTTAGAATCTATTTTTGCTACTCCAAATCTAAAAGGAATTATTTTAGAAACATACGGCGCAGGAAACTGTACAACAGAAAAATGGTTTACAGATTTACTAGAAAATGTGATACAAAAAGGGATACATATTATTAATGTAACACAGTGTTCTGGTGGAAGTGTTGCCATGGGACAGTATGAAACTAGCGAAAAACTTAAGAAAATAGGGGTAATTTCAGGAAAAGACATAACAACAGAAGCCGCTATTTGTAAATTAATGTATTTATTAGGGCAAAAAATAATGGCTAAAACGTTCAAAATCACCTTTGAAACTCCTTTACGTGGAGAAATGAGTTAAAATTAACCTTCAAAATTTTATCAACTAAACTTTTTTTTGTTATTTGCTCTACTGTAATTAATGATTAAAAACTATAGAGAGGTGGCCGAGTGGCTTAAGGCGCACGCTTGGAAAGCGTGTATATGTTAATAGCGTATCGAGGGTTCGAATCCCTTCCTCTCTGCAAAAGATTTTTATTAACAAACTAAAAATTCTTTTGTTGTTTATATAATAGGAACAATTAATAATAATTTTTTCCATATGTATAAGCCGTATTTTTATTTTTTAATTGCATTTTTTTTATATCTTTAACACTTTAACTAATAAAATTAAGATCAAGAACCAATGAAAAGATTATTTTCAATTCTAGCCATAGTATGTTTTATGGCTTTCGGAACAGCAAATGCAACAACTAATGCAAGCACTATTGCAACTACAGTTGTTACAACTCAAGATGATGCAGCAGATGCAACAACAGTTGAATCAGAAGGATTTCACCAAGAACTTAAAAGACGATTTATCGAAGGTGGACCAGGATTCATGGGAATCGTATTATTATGTTTAATTCTTGGATTAGCAATTGCTATCGAAAGAATTATCTTTTTAAACTTATCTACTACAAACACAAAGAAATTAACACAAAATGTGGAAGACGCATTACAATCTGGTGGTTTAGAGGCTGCTAAAGAAGTATGTAGAAACACAAAAGGACCAGTTGCTTCTATTTTCTATCAAGGATTAGATAGAGCAGACGGAGACTTAGAAGCTGCTGAAAAAGCTGTTGTTGCTTATGGTGGGGTTCAAATGGGTCAATTAGAGAAAAACGTATCTTGGATTTCTTTATTTATTGCATTAGCACCAATGTTAGGGTTCATGGGAACGGTAATTGGTATGATTCAAGCCTTCGATAGAATTGAAGCTGCAGGAGATATGCAACCTTCACTTGTTGCAGGTGGTATTAAAGTAGCACTTTTAACAACAGTATTTGGACTTGTAGTAGCAATTATTTTACAGATCTTTTATAATTATATCATTTCAAAAATTGACAGTATCGTTAATGACATGGAAGATTCTTCTATCAACTTAATGGATATGTTATCAAGATATAAGAAGTAATAGTAACAATTCTAATTTTAAAAAATATTATGAATTCACAAAAAATAATTACCATAATAGCAGGAGTAATTGGCGTTATTGCCATGTTCTTCCTAATTAGAATTATTGGAGTAGGTGATGAAGCTATTAAAGCTGGCGAGTCTAGCGGGATAGTAAATACCTTTATGTATATTGCTTATGCTATATTAGCTCTAATACTAGTTCTAGTGGTGCTATTTACATTGAAAAATATATTTTCTAACGCTGCAACATTAAAGAGAACTTTAATGGCTGTAGGAGCGTTTTTAGTAGTAGCTTTAATTTGTTATTTTCTAGCAACAGGAGTAGAAACACCATTGAAAGAAGGTGAAGTACTTTCTGCTGGTGATTCTAAATTAATAGGAGCTGGATTATACATGTTCTATGCACTTGCTATTATAGCAATAGGATCTATGTTGTTCTCTGGAATTAAAAAAATGATTAAATAAAATAAGATGGCAAAAAGAGCAGCACCAGAAGTAAATGCAGGATCGATGGCTGATATCGCTTTCTTGCTTCTCATTTTCTTCTTAGTAACAACAACTATTGAAACAGATTCTGGTTTAAACAGAAAACTGCCTCCAATGGAAGAGTCGGAAGACGATGTTATTATTAAAGAAAAAAACATTTTCCAATTAGAAGTTAATAGACAAAATCAATTGTTCTTAAAAACTGGAGGAGAAGAGAAAACTATTGAAATTAAAGATTTGCGTAAAGCTGCAGTTTCTTTTTTAGATAATGGAGGAGGAACAGGAGATAATGCTTGCCAATACTGTCAAGGAGAAAAGAACCCTAGATCATCTGATAATTTTCAAAAGGCTATTATTTCTTTACAGAATGACAGAGCAACGCATTATGATACTTATATAGCAGTACAGAATGAAATTATTGCTGCTTATAATGAGTTAAGAAATAGAGAATTTAGAAAAGCAAATCCAAGTTTAGATATGAGTTTTGTGGAAGCTAGTAATGCATATTCAGATGCTAGAACACCTCCAGCAACAAAAGCAAAACTAAAGGAGAAATTGCAAGAAATTAAAGAAAGAGTACCTCAAATATTCTCTGAAGCGGAACCAAAAAAGTCTAATTAGAAAAAAACTTAAATATGTCTAAATTTAAAAAGAAAAAAGGAGGCGAAATGCCAGCAGTGAATACTGCATCCTTACCAGATATTGTATTTATGTTATTATTCTTTTTCATGGTAGCTACTGTTATGAGACAAAACACTTTAATGATTGAGAATAAATTACCTCAAGCAGATCAAGTTGAAAAACTAGATAAAAAGAGTTTAGTAATGTATATTTATGCTGGTAAACCAAGCACAAATTATAAAAGTCAATACGGTAGTGAGGCTAGAATACAGTTAAATGATAAGTTTGCTGATGTTAAGGATATTGCCGCTTTTATAGCTGCTGAAAGAGCATCTAAAAGAGAAGAAGAAGTACCTTTTCTTACTACTGCTTTAAAAGTAGATAGTAAAGCAAACATGGGATTGGTAACAGATATCAAACAAGAATTGCGTAAGGTAAACGCATTAAAAATTAATTATACAACTAGAAAAGGGGATGCCTTAGAAGGTTTAAAGAAATAATTATAAATCTTAATTTTATTAAAAGGCGTTTTGAGAAATCATAACGCCTTTTTTTATATAACAAATGAAAAATATTCTTTTAATTTTATTGTGCATATTTAGTTTTTCAGATGCTTTTTCGCAAGAAGAAAAGAATGTGGAGCAAGTAGTAGATTCTTTATATAAAGAAGATCAATTTTATATTGGGGTTACCTATAATTTATTGGTTAAAAGACCTAAAGGAGTTTCACAAAGTGGTTTTTCTAGCGGATTTCACTTAGGTTATATAAAAGACATGCCAATTAACGTAAAACGTAATATGGCTATTGGTGTAGGCTTGGGGATTTCTAGTAATTCTTTTAACCAAAATATGTTAATTGATAAAGATAACAATAGCGATTATACTTATTCGGTTTTAGACGATAACGAAACCTCCTATAGTAAAAACAAGTTTACTACGTATATGATAGAAGCTCCTATTGAGTTTAGATGGAGAACTTCTACAGCAACAGAGTATAAATTTTGGAGGATATATACGGGCTTTAAATTAAGCTATGTAATCGCAAATTCCTCAAAGTTTGTTGGAGATTCTACTATTAAACATAGTAGTATTTCAGACTTCGATAAAATGCAATATGGTTTTACTATAAGTGCAGGTTATAATACCTGGAATATTCATCTTTATTATGGGTTAAATACGGTTTTTGAAAAAGACGCACAATTGGATAATACAAGTCTAGATATGCATGCTGTTAAAATTGGTTTAATGCTTTATCTTCTTTAAGTTAACCAGTAATTTAATAATGTAAATTGTGGTAGAAAACCAATACAAAAACCAGCAATTAACTCCACGTTATTATGTGCTTTTAAGTGCAATCTAGAGGTCGCTATTGCTCCTGTAATTATTGCCATTAGAGCTAATGTTCCATTAATATTTATTCCAAAGTGTAGGCTTAATGCTATATAAAACATAAATACACCAGAAATAGCTATCATGTGTATGCTTGCTTTGAATTTTAGTATAGCAAGAATAAAGCAAGTAATATTAGATAGTAATATGCCTATAAAAAAATAATAAAGCTCTATAATCTCACTAGGAGGAAAAACACGCTTCACAATTAAGTAAATAATAATACAATTAAGTCCTAAAGGTAAAATACGCTCTTTTGCCGTTTTTAAATAAATACTATGTGTTTTGCCTATTGTTTTTAATAGGTAATAAATAAGTATTGGTAATATTACGGTCAATATGGAAATAGAAATAAGCTTTGCTAGTATTATTTCTTTAGGAATAAATCTTGGCGATTTTGAAAAGTAAAAAATCACACCAAGTAATGGCATGATTAAAGGATGGAAAATAAACGATATGCTTTTTAAGATGTAATGCATTAAATCTTTTTACGTAAACGAGCCACAGGAATATCTAATTGTTCTCTATATTTAGCAACGGTACGTCTAGCAATTGGATACCCTTTTTCCTTTAATATTTTTGCTAAGGCTTCATCGGTTAATGGTTTTTTCTTGCTTTCTTCTTCAATAACGGTTTCTAGTATTTTTTTAATTTCTCTAGTAGAAACTTCTTCCCCTTTATCATTAGTCATCGACTCACTAAAGAACTCTTTAATTAATTTAGTACCATAAGGAGTATCTACATATTTACTATTTGCAACACGCGAAACCGTGGAAACATCCATTTCAATTTCGTCTGCAATATCTTTTAAAATCATAGGTTTCAGATTACGCTCATCACCTGTTAAAAAGTATTTTTCTTGATAATGCATAATAGAGCTCATAGTTACAAAAAGGGTTTGCTGCCTTTGTTTTATAGCTTCAATAAACCATTTTGCTGCATCTAGCTTTTGTTTAATAAACATGACAGCATCTTTTTGCGACTTGCTTTTTTTCTTGGTGTCTTTATACCCTTTAAGCATGTTGTTATACTCTCTGGATACGTGAAGTTCTGGTGCGTTTCTTCCGTTTAATGTAAGTTCTAATTCTCCATTTACAATTTTTATTGCAAAATCTGGAACTACATGTTCTACTCTTCGGTTATTTCCCGCATAGCTTCCACCTGGTTTAGGATTTAATCGTTCTATTTCGTGGATGGCGTCTTTAAGTTGCAACTCACTTATGTCAAATTTTTGTAAGAGTTTTTTATAGTGTTTTTTAGTAAACTGCTCGAAAGCCTTATCAATTATATTAGTTGCTAATGCTACGTCAGGATGCTGTTCTTTTCGGTGTAATTGTATAGATAAACACTCTTGTAAATTTCTAGCACCAACTCCTGCTGGATCTAATTGATGAACAATTTTTAATACCTTTTCAATTTTTTCTTCGGAAGTAAAAACATTTTGCGTAAATGCTAAATCATCCATAATATCAGACAATTCTCTACGTATATAACCGCTTTCGTCTACACTACCAACCAAAAATTCTGCTATATCGCGTTCTTCGTCGCTTAGTCTATAAGTGTTTAATTGGTTTATTAAATGTTGGGTAAATGAAGTTCCTGCAGCATAAGGCATCGTTTTTTCTTCATCATCAGCACTGTAATTATTTACTTGTGTTCTATATTCTGGTACTTCATCATCGCTTAAATACTCATCTATATTAATATCTCCAGCATCAATGGTTTCGTTATCATCATACTCGTCTTTGGTGTTGTCTAGGTCATCATCATAATCACTATCGTTATCCTCTTTACCACCCTCTAATGCAGGATTTTCTTCAAGTTCTTGCTTTAAACGTTGTTCAAAAGCTTGTGTAGGCAACTGTATCAATTTCATTAATTGAATTTGTTGTGGCGACAATTTTTGAGATAATTTGAACTGTAAATATTGTTTAAGCATTGTTGAATTTTGATTTAAGCTAAAAATAAAAAAAACAATCTAGATTATAACTAATCTAGATTGTTTTAATTAAAATATTTTTATGATCTGTGGTTATTCCGTGGCTTTGTTATCCTTGAAATATTTATAAAGAATACTAATAGCAAGAAAACTCCAAATTAATCTATACACCCAAATATTTAATTCCATTCCAAAAATAGAAGAGTGTTTTACATTACTGAAAAAACTATATACTACGTTTGCTATAGCTAATACTCCTATTATTAATGATAATTTTCCTTTCATAATTCTTTGGTTCCTTATTAATTTCTATGGTATCAAAGTAATCTATTTTGTCTTTTCGACCAATGTAGAGAAACCTTTTTTATATAAGAGGTTTCTTGGTAAGCCCGAAATGACAAAACTAACTTTTTAAAACTCTGCGTTTTGAGGTGTTCTTGGGTAAGGTATAACGTCGCGAATGTTTGTCATTCCTGTAGCAAACATTACCAAACGCTCAAAACCCAAACCAAAACCAGAGTGTACAGCAGTACCATATTTACGTAAATCTAAATACCACCAAAGGTCTTCTTCTGGCATATCTAGTGCAGCCATTTTTTCTTTTAAAACTTCTAAACGTTCTTCACGTTGACTTCCACCAACCATTTCTCCAATTCCAGGGAAAAGGATATCCATTGCGCGAACCGTTTTACCATCTTCATTTAAACGCATGTAAAATGCTTTAATGTTTGCTGGATAATCAAATAAGATTACCGGACATTTAAAGTGCTTTTCTACTAAAAAACGTTCGTGCTCACTTTGTAAATCTGCACCCCATTCTTCAATGATATAATTAAATTTCTTCTTTTTATTTGGTTTTGAGTTTCTTAAAATATCGATTGCTTCGGTATAACTAACACGTTTGAAGTTATTATCTGCAACAAATTTTAATTTTTCAATTAAACTCATTTCGCTTCGTTCTGCTTGTGGTTTTGTCTTTTCTTCGTCTAACAAACGACTTTCTAAAAATTCTAAATCTTCACGATTGTTTTCTAAAATATAGTTTATTACCGATTTCATAAAGTCTTCCGCCAAATCCATATTTCCAGCTAAATCCATAAAGGCAACTTCAGGTTCAATCATCCAAAATTCAGATAAATGACGTGAAGTATTGGAGTTTTCTGCTCTAAATGTTGGTCCGAAAGTATAAACTTTTCCAAGAGACATAGCGTAGCTTTCTGCTTCTAATTGTCCGGAAACCGTTAAATTAGTTTCCTTTCCAAAGAAATCTTCTTTAAAATCTACTTTGCCATCCTCTGTTAATGGCGGATTTTTAGCATCTAAATTAGTTACTCTAAACATTTCTCCAGCACCTTCGGCATCACTACCTGTTATAATAGGTGTGTGCATGTAGTAAAAGCCACTTTCATTAAAGTATTTATGTACCGCAAAAGATAAGCTAGAACGTAAACGCATTACCGCACTAAAAGTATTGGTACGTGTACGTAAATGTGCGTTTTCACGTAAGAATTCGAAAGAGTGCTTTTTAGGTTGAATTGGGTAGGTTTCTGGATCTGAATCTCCAAGAATTTCTATGCTTTTTACAACAATTTCTACTTTTTGACCTTTACCTTGACTTTCTACTAATTCTCCTTTTATATGTACTGCAGCTCCTGTTGTTATGCGCTTCAGTGTATCTTCATCTGTGTTTTCAAAATCTACAACACATTGTATATTGTTAATGGTAGATCCATCATTTAAGGCAATAAAACGTTTCGCACGAAATGTTCTTACCCAACCTTTTATTTCTATTTCTAGACCAAATTGGTCTTTAGCTAATAATTGTGAAACTGTATTAGTGTTCATTGTCTTTTAATTTTTGTCATCTATGCCAAGGCTTCGATGTATATGTATGCAAATATAATTTATTGTTGTATTTATTCTTCGGAAAGATTTAGATTTTCATCTTCGTCATTATCTTCAGGAATAATATTTATTGCTGGTTCTTTTAATACTTCTTTGTTAGCAATACTTCTTTCTAACGAAAGTAATAAAGATGGTAAAAGTAATAAGTTAGAAAGCATGGCAAATAATAGCGTTGCAGATACTAAAGCTCCTAATGCTACTGTACCTCCAAAACTAGAGAATGTAAACACTAAAAACCCGAAAAATAATACGATAGAGGTGTAAAACATACTTACTCCTGTTTCTCGTAATGCTGCGTAAACGGATTTTTTTATTTTCCAGTGATTAGCAATTAATTCTTGTCTGTATTTTGCTAAAAAGTGAATAGTGTCATCTACAGAAATACCAAATGCAATACTAAAAACTAATATGGTAGACGGTTTTATAGGTACGCCTAAATACCCCATTAATCCAGCAGTTATTAGTAGTGGCAATAGATTAGGAATTAAGGAAACAATAATCATCCTAAACGATCGAAACATATATGCCATAAATAATGCTATTAATAAAATAGCAAGCGATAATGAAATAGCTAAATTTTTAACTAAATATTTTGTCCCTTTTTGAAAAACTAAAGCTTTTCCAGTCATGGTAATATCAAAGTTTTCAGCAGGAAAAACCTTATCTATTTTAGTTTGTAGGTTTTCTTCAATACGTTCCATTTTGTCTGTACCAATATCTTTCATAAAAGTGGTGATACGTGCATATTGTCCGGTGCTGTCTACAAAGTTTTTCAGCAAGTCTACATCCGAAGAAGAGTTTTTTGCATAAGACATGATAAAACTATTTTCTTGACTTGTTGGCAATTGATAGTATTTCGGATTACCATTATAGTATGCTTGTTTAGAGTATTTTACTAAACTTACTACAGAAATTGGCTTCGAAAGTTCTGGCGTTTCTAGAATAACTTCTTCTAGCTGATCCATTCGCTTTAAGGTAGAAAGCTTCATCACTCCCTTTTTACGTTTGGTGTCGACTAGAATTTCTAAAGGCATAATACCATTGAATTCTTTTTCGAAAAAACGAATATCTTGAAAGAAGCCAGACTTTTTAGACATGTCTTCTATTAAACTACCAGAAATTTTAATCTGAAAAATACCAATGATACTTAACGTTAATAATACAACTGATGTAATGTAAATGGTAATTCGTTTTTGTTTTACCATACGCTCTACCCAATCTACAAAACCACCAATCCATTTTTTATTTAGGTGTTCTAAATGTCTATCTTTTGGATAGGGAAGAAAGGTATATATAATAGGAATGATTAATAAGCACAACATGAAAAT is drawn from Lacinutrix sp. WUR7 and contains these coding sequences:
- a CDS encoding response regulator transcription factor; translated protein: MNTSIIIADDHPLMLRGIQDFLTSKGFNILGSAPDGQAAYNLIVKEKPDIALLDIRMPYMTGLEVAEKCKKNNIETKIILITFDKEEEIFDKAKSLGIYGYILKEFAIEEIETCIAHVEMDEPYFSEEIADYLNKSESTIDTTALEKLTKSERRVVLFIAENMTSQQIADKLFISVRTIEKHRSNIVAKLNLDNKPTALSIWANLNKDNF
- a CDS encoding retropepsin-like aspartic protease; translation: MKTLQEFLGKQEYLKIKLKLTKTNHFEIKASINGIKGLFILDTGASSSCVGFEAIETFGLKVKDSKIKAAGAGATNMLTQISKKNKLKIGRWKNEKTALILFNLTHVNTALTNHNAKPVDGIIGADILKKGKAIIDYEKKYLYLKKP
- a CDS encoding TatD family hydrolase — protein: MIITDTHTHLYSEAFDEDRHETIERAIAANVTRFFIPAIDSTYTESMLQLEEDFPENVHLMMGLHPTHVKENYKEELAHVEEMLAKRKFVAIGEIGIDLYWDKTTLGIQQDAFRHQIKLAKKYKLPIVIHCRDAFNEIFEILEEEKDDTLFGIFHCFTGTLEQAHQAISYNMKLGIGGVVTFKNGKIDQFLNQIDLKHIVLETDSPYLAPKPYRGKRNESSYIVKVLEKIAAIYEVTEEEVAAITTENSKEIFSL
- a CDS encoding asparaginase: MSNNQPNILLVYTGGTIGMIKDSKTGALRAFDFKNLSDKIPELNLLDCTIEAISFSEPIDSSNMNPKYWSQIATIIEDNYNQFDGFVVLHGSDTMSYTASALSFMLENLSKPVIFTGSQLPIGDLRTDAKENLITSIQIASLQKNKKPVIQEVGLYFEYKLYRANRTTKINAEHFEAFASLNYPDLVESGVHLKVYQEYLLKPKKASKLKVFKNFNENIALVKLFPGISKALLESIFATPNLKGIILETYGAGNCTTEKWFTDLLENVIQKGIHIINVTQCSGGSVAMGQYETSEKLKKIGVISGKDITTEAAICKLMYLLGQKIMAKTFKITFETPLRGEMS
- a CDS encoding MotA/TolQ/ExbB proton channel family protein encodes the protein MKRLFSILAIVCFMAFGTANATTNASTIATTVVTTQDDAADATTVESEGFHQELKRRFIEGGPGFMGIVLLCLILGLAIAIERIIFLNLSTTNTKKLTQNVEDALQSGGLEAAKEVCRNTKGPVASIFYQGLDRADGDLEAAEKAVVAYGGVQMGQLEKNVSWISLFIALAPMLGFMGTVIGMIQAFDRIEAAGDMQPSLVAGGIKVALLTTVFGLVVAIILQIFYNYIISKIDSIVNDMEDSSINLMDMLSRYKK
- a CDS encoding biopolymer transporter ExbD; its protein translation is MAKRAAPEVNAGSMADIAFLLLIFFLVTTTIETDSGLNRKLPPMEESEDDVIIKEKNIFQLEVNRQNQLFLKTGGEEKTIEIKDLRKAAVSFLDNGGGTGDNACQYCQGEKNPRSSDNFQKAIISLQNDRATHYDTYIAVQNEIIAAYNELRNREFRKANPSLDMSFVEASNAYSDARTPPATKAKLKEKLQEIKERVPQIFSEAEPKKSN
- a CDS encoding biopolymer transporter ExbD, with product MSKFKKKKGGEMPAVNTASLPDIVFMLLFFFMVATVMRQNTLMIENKLPQADQVEKLDKKSLVMYIYAGKPSTNYKSQYGSEARIQLNDKFADVKDIAAFIAAERASKREEEVPFLTTALKVDSKANMGLVTDIKQELRKVNALKINYTTRKGDALEGLKK
- a CDS encoding porin family protein, translating into MKNILLILLCIFSFSDAFSQEEKNVEQVVDSLYKEDQFYIGVTYNLLVKRPKGVSQSGFSSGFHLGYIKDMPINVKRNMAIGVGLGISSNSFNQNMLIDKDNNSDYTYSVLDDNETSYSKNKFTTYMIEAPIEFRWRTSTATEYKFWRIYTGFKLSYVIANSSKFVGDSTIKHSSISDFDKMQYGFTISAGYNTWNIHLYYGLNTVFEKDAQLDNTSLDMHAVKIGLMLYLL
- the rpoN gene encoding RNA polymerase factor sigma-54, with protein sequence MLKQYLQFKLSQKLSPQQIQLMKLIQLPTQAFEQRLKQELEENPALEGGKEDNDSDYDDDLDNTKDEYDDNETIDAGDINIDEYLSDDEVPEYRTQVNNYSADDEEKTMPYAAGTSFTQHLINQLNTYRLSDEERDIAEFLVGSVDESGYIRRELSDIMDDLAFTQNVFTSEEKIEKVLKIVHQLDPAGVGARNLQECLSIQLHRKEQHPDVALATNIIDKAFEQFTKKHYKKLLQKFDISELQLKDAIHEIERLNPKPGGSYAGNNRRVEHVVPDFAIKIVNGELELTLNGRNAPELHVSREYNNMLKGYKDTKKKSKSQKDAVMFIKQKLDAAKWFIEAIKQRQQTLFVTMSSIMHYQEKYFLTGDERNLKPMILKDIADEIEMDVSTVSRVANSKYVDTPYGTKLIKEFFSESMTNDKGEEVSTREIKKILETVIEEESKKKPLTDEALAKILKEKGYPIARRTVAKYREQLDIPVARLRKKI
- the asnS gene encoding asparagine--tRNA ligase, with the protein product MNTNTVSQLLAKDQFGLEIEIKGWVRTFRAKRFIALNDGSTINNIQCVVDFENTDEDTLKRITTGAAVHIKGELVESQGKGQKVEIVVKSIEILGDSDPETYPIQPKKHSFEFLRENAHLRTRTNTFSAVMRLRSSLSFAVHKYFNESGFYYMHTPIITGSDAEGAGEMFRVTNLDAKNPPLTEDGKVDFKEDFFGKETNLTVSGQLEAESYAMSLGKVYTFGPTFRAENSNTSRHLSEFWMIEPEVAFMDLAGNMDLAEDFMKSVINYILENNREDLEFLESRLLDEEKTKPQAERSEMSLIEKLKFVADNNFKRVSYTEAIDILRNSKPNKKKKFNYIIEEWGADLQSEHERFLVEKHFKCPVILFDYPANIKAFYMRLNEDGKTVRAMDILFPGIGEMVGGSQREERLEVLKEKMAALDMPEEDLWWYLDLRKYGTAVHSGFGLGFERLVMFATGMTNIRDVIPYPRTPQNAEF